In Botrytis cinerea B05.10 chromosome 6, complete sequence, the following proteins share a genomic window:
- the Bclcp5 gene encoding Bclcp5, translated as MAVETSLPALLTTLTQSLNSAIESAPESSLIKPPTDGISLLDVKNELLLSYLQNLVFIIILKIRNQKEDVSGEDEEELDNAVVKKLVELRVYLEKGVRPLEGRLKYQIDKVLRASDDAIRALAPTPKPIGTKGDAPSDEDDSESEDDSDADGDGAPLENSQIDDLQYRPNPSSLLRPAAATEDDSKHSSDGIYKPPRITATAMPTTERREKKDKKANKSATLDEFINTELSAAPIAEASIGSNIIAGGRRSKSDKEKKEDDERREYEERNYTRLPKENKKDRAKKNKAGGRQDAGYGGEEWRGLGEGIDRIERLTKRKSGSGGGMKDVLEKSRKRSVEDGPRGSGMQTGEGFQKRFKMLDGRGKDRGTSRK; from the coding sequence ATGGCCGTCGAAACTTCCCTTCCGGCATTATTGACCACTCTTACACAATCATTGAATTCGGCCATTGAATCAGCCCCAGAGAGTTCACTTATCAAACCTCCCACTGATGGTATTTCACTCTTAGATGTGAAAAATGAGCTTCTTCTATCATATCTCCAAAACTTAgtctttattataattctcaAGATCAGGAACCAAAAAGAAGATGTGTCAGGcgaggacgaagaagaattggatAATGCGGTGGTGAAGAAGTTGGTGGAATTGAGGGTATACCTTGAGAAGGGCGTTCGACCACTGGAAGGTCGactaaaatatcaaatcgatAAAGTACTCCGAGCGTCCGACGATGCCATTCGAGCTCTTGCGCCTACACCAAAACCAATTGGAACTAAAGGTGATGCGCCAAGCGATGAAGACGATTCAGAATCTGAGGATGATAGCGatgcagatggagatggagcaCCTCTCGAGAACTCGCAAATTGATGATCTACAATACCGACCAAatccttcatctcttcttaGACCTGCCGCTGCCACCGAAGATGATTCGAAGCATTCCTCTGATGGTATTTACAAACCTCCTCGCATCACTGCAACTGCTATGCCTACCACCGAACGTcgcgaaaagaaagacaagaaagcGAACAAATCTGCAACCTTGGATGAATTTATCAATACAGAATTATCTGCTGCTCCAATTGCTGAGGCCAGCATTGGTTCGAACATTATAGCTGGCGGCCGAAGATCGAAGAGtgacaaggaaaagaaggaggatgatgaaagaagagaatatgaagaaagaaattacACGAGATTACcaaaggaaaacaaaaaggaTCGGGCGAAGAAAAACAAAGCTGGTGGAAGACAAGATGCTGGATACGGTGGTGAAGAATGGAGGGGATTGGGTGAGGGTATTGATAGAATTGAGAGGTTgacgaagagaaagagtGGTAGCGGTGGTGGGATGAAGGATGTTCTGGAGAAGAGCAGAAAGAGAAGTGTCGAGGATGGCCCCAGAGGGAGTGGTATGCAAACTGGTGAAGGTTTTCAAAAGAGGTTTAAGATGCTGGATGGTAGAGGAAAGGATCGAGGTACCAGTAGAAAGTAG